In Aliamphritea ceti, a single window of DNA contains:
- a CDS encoding cytochrome D1 domain-containing protein, with amino-acid sequence MNIKNWRRHALSCCVLPLLIGFTTAGYAARGTGDLGVIIERATGSVQVVEHTSGSQLYQIEGLGDLSHASIVFSRDERFAYVFGRDGGLTKLDILSGEIDKRVLQGGNSIGGAISEDGTLVAVSNYEPGGVKIFNAQTLELVADIPAVGANNVQSKVVGLVDAPDNRFVFSLYESDEIWIADVSDPATPDITKFTDIGRQPYDALITPDGRYYIAGLFGEDGMALVDLWYPEKGVRRILDNYGRGEEKLPVYKMPHLEGWAIAGDYAFVPAVGHNQVIVVDRKSWQQTGSIPVHGQPIFVMARPGGRHMWVNFAYPNNDTLQIIDTETQEIVKTLKPGKAVLHMEFTPKGDKVWTSVRDDDQVQIYDTRSFEKLDQLPVEKPSGIFFTNRAHTIGL; translated from the coding sequence ATGAATATTAAGAACTGGCGCCGGCATGCACTTAGCTGCTGTGTACTCCCTTTGTTAATCGGTTTCACGACTGCGGGCTACGCTGCCCGTGGTACCGGTGATCTGGGCGTTATTATCGAACGCGCTACTGGCAGTGTTCAGGTGGTTGAGCATACGAGCGGTTCTCAGCTTTATCAAATCGAAGGCCTGGGTGATTTATCCCACGCCTCTATCGTTTTTTCCCGTGATGAACGTTTCGCTTACGTGTTTGGCCGTGACGGTGGCTTAACTAAGTTGGATATTCTCAGTGGAGAAATCGATAAGCGGGTGCTGCAGGGTGGCAACAGCATAGGCGGAGCCATTTCTGAAGATGGCACGCTGGTGGCGGTCTCTAACTATGAGCCGGGCGGTGTCAAAATTTTTAATGCCCAGACCCTGGAACTGGTTGCCGATATTCCGGCAGTCGGGGCTAACAATGTGCAGTCAAAAGTTGTCGGGCTGGTAGATGCACCTGATAACCGCTTTGTCTTCAGCCTCTATGAGTCCGATGAAATATGGATTGCCGATGTGTCTGATCCGGCCACACCTGACATTACTAAGTTTACTGATATTGGCCGTCAGCCATATGACGCACTGATCACTCCGGATGGCCGGTATTACATTGCCGGTTTGTTCGGAGAGGACGGCATGGCGCTGGTCGATCTGTGGTATCCGGAGAAAGGCGTACGGCGGATTCTGGATAATTACGGCCGCGGTGAAGAGAAATTACCTGTGTATAAGATGCCCCATCTTGAAGGCTGGGCGATTGCCGGGGATTACGCTTTTGTACCGGCGGTTGGCCATAACCAGGTAATTGTAGTTGACCGTAAGAGCTGGCAGCAGACGGGCAGTATACCGGTTCACGGCCAGCCTATTTTTGTAATGGCCCGGCCAGGTGGACGACATATGTGGGTAAATTTTGCATACCCCAATAACGATACTCTACAAATTATTGACACCGAAACTCAGGAAATTGTTAAGACCCTGAAGCCCGGTAAAGCGGTGCTGCATATGGAGTTCACGCCAAAGGGAGACAAAGTTTGGACCTCAGTACGGGATGACGATCAGGTGCAGATTTACGATACCAGGAGTTTTGAGAAGCTTGATCAGTTACCTGTTGAAAAACCGTCCGGCATCTTCTTTACCAACCGTGCACACACCATAGGTCTATGA
- a CDS encoding c-type cytochrome produces MKYLAVLTICFCTLNLAQAGSLTDSNQSVTLSAERQTELTHLLRHDCGSCHGMTLKGGLGPALTPDVLNNKPEEYLFHVISFGRKGTPMPPWQGILSNDDIRWLVDVLKEGVDS; encoded by the coding sequence ATGAAGTATTTAGCTGTTCTGACTATCTGCTTTTGCACTCTTAACCTGGCGCAGGCTGGTTCACTGACTGACAGTAATCAGTCTGTCACTCTTTCTGCTGAACGGCAGACAGAGCTGACTCATTTGCTCCGACACGATTGTGGATCTTGCCACGGTATGACCCTCAAAGGTGGTTTAGGCCCGGCGCTAACTCCGGATGTCCTGAACAATAAGCCTGAAGAATATTTGTTTCATGTCATCAGCTTTGGCCGTAAAGGAACGCCGATGCCACCCTGGCAGGGCATTCTCAGTAATGACGATATCCGCTGGCTGGTTGATGTACTTAAGGAAGGTGTTGATTCATGA
- a CDS encoding nitrite reductase, with protein sequence MPVKCLSVLLPLLISGLVTAAEPQQEQLFQQHCAACHGADRLGLIGPALLPENLKRVRKKAAISSVTNGLPATQMPAFGEVLSIAEIASLTDYIYTPLEEVPQWTEQAIKDSHVIHKPELVTGDASTAKPVYDADPLNVFLVVEAGDHHVSVLDGDTFEPIHRFKSRYALHGGPKYTSDGRYVYFASRDGWVTKYDMYNLEVVAEVRAGINARNVAVSGDDRYVLVGNYLPHTLVVLDATDLSLVKIIPVSGEQGESSRVSAVYAAPPRQSFIAALKDFKEVWEISYASETPLQVTRIGLDDYLDDFFFDQQYDHIMGAARNAKNGQVFNLNLQQKAADLDLTGMPHLGSGITWPYKDTVVLATPNLKEHTVTFIDTQNWKTIKKIDTQGPGFFMRSHENSPYAWVDVFVGPDKDVMHVIDKATLEIVKTLKPEPGKTSGHIEFTKDGRYALLSIWEMDGAIIVYDAETLEEIKRLPMKKPVGKYNVYNKITRSSGTSH encoded by the coding sequence TTGCCAGTTAAGTGCCTTTCTGTATTGCTGCCGCTTTTGATCAGTGGTCTGGTGACGGCAGCTGAGCCACAGCAAGAACAATTGTTCCAACAACACTGCGCGGCCTGTCATGGGGCTGATCGGCTGGGTTTAATCGGTCCGGCACTGTTACCGGAAAACTTAAAGCGGGTACGTAAAAAAGCAGCTATCAGCTCGGTGACTAACGGGTTGCCAGCTACTCAGATGCCTGCGTTTGGCGAGGTTCTGAGCATAGCAGAAATTGCCAGTCTGACGGACTACATTTATACCCCGCTGGAAGAAGTGCCGCAGTGGACTGAGCAGGCGATAAAAGACAGTCATGTAATTCATAAGCCGGAGCTGGTAACTGGTGATGCCAGTACTGCAAAACCAGTGTATGACGCTGATCCGCTGAACGTATTTCTGGTGGTAGAGGCAGGCGATCATCATGTGTCGGTACTGGATGGCGATACGTTTGAGCCGATTCACCGCTTTAAATCCCGTTATGCACTGCATGGCGGGCCGAAATACACTTCGGACGGGCGATATGTGTATTTTGCCTCCCGGGATGGCTGGGTGACGAAATATGACATGTATAACCTGGAAGTGGTGGCAGAAGTCCGTGCCGGTATAAATGCCCGCAACGTTGCTGTTTCCGGAGATGATCGCTATGTGTTGGTGGGGAATTACCTGCCGCATACGCTGGTGGTGTTGGATGCTACTGACCTGAGTCTTGTAAAGATTATTCCGGTGTCCGGTGAGCAGGGGGAGAGCTCCAGAGTAAGCGCCGTATATGCTGCGCCGCCTCGACAGAGTTTTATTGCGGCTTTGAAAGACTTTAAGGAAGTTTGGGAAATCAGTTATGCCTCTGAAACACCCTTGCAGGTGACCCGCATTGGGTTGGATGATTATCTGGATGACTTCTTTTTTGACCAGCAATACGACCATATTATGGGTGCAGCCCGGAATGCAAAGAATGGTCAGGTATTTAATCTGAACCTGCAGCAAAAAGCCGCTGATCTTGATTTGACCGGCATGCCGCATCTGGGATCAGGCATTACCTGGCCGTATAAAGATACTGTTGTGCTGGCGACGCCAAACCTGAAGGAGCATACCGTTACTTTTATTGATACGCAGAACTGGAAAACTATCAAAAAAATCGATACTCAGGGACCAGGCTTTTTCATGCGCAGTCATGAGAACTCGCCTTATGCCTGGGTCGATGTGTTTGTAGGGCCCGATAAAGATGTGATGCACGTGATTGATAAGGCGACGTTAGAGATTGTTAAAACCCTTAAGCCTGAGCCGGGCAAAACATCCGGGCATATAGAGTTCACTAAAGATGGCCGCTATGCATTGCTCAGTATCTGGGAAATGGATGGCGCGATAATTGTTTATGATGCCGAAACACTGGAGGAAATAAAACGATTACCTATGAAAAAGCCGGTCGGTAAATATAACGTTTATAACAAAATAACCCGTTCATCCGGTACCAGTCATTAG
- the cobA gene encoding uroporphyrinogen-III C-methyltransferase yields MSLPETEYSSSSKGNIPRNPKSNACVYLVGAGPGDPDLLTVKAQRLIHQADAVVYDRLVSEEIIAQIPAGVAKIYVGKATGRHSMPQDEINQLLVKLAKGYRHIVRLKGGDPFIFGRGSEEAEVLTKHNVRFEIVPGITSAMACAAYAGIPLTHRGVADGVHIVTGHRQNDQGLELDLGAFSDSRCTLAVYMGLANLTPIVNAVLAAGRSASTPVAVIEKGTTPEQRRVITDLAHLVADTKAAGVAPPAMVVIGDVVNLANTLDWFEPASDQLQQQSLSQM; encoded by the coding sequence ATGAGCTTGCCTGAAACAGAATATTCTTCGTCCTCTAAGGGGAATATACCTCGCAACCCTAAGAGTAATGCTTGTGTATATCTGGTGGGTGCTGGTCCGGGCGATCCTGATTTACTGACTGTGAAAGCGCAGCGCCTGATTCATCAGGCCGATGCGGTGGTATATGACCGTCTAGTCTCTGAAGAAATCATCGCTCAGATTCCGGCAGGCGTTGCCAAAATTTATGTCGGTAAAGCCACTGGTCGTCATTCCATGCCGCAGGATGAAATCAATCAGTTGCTGGTCAAGCTGGCAAAAGGCTACCGGCATATTGTTCGCCTGAAAGGTGGAGATCCGTTTATTTTTGGCCGTGGTAGTGAAGAAGCTGAAGTACTCACCAAACATAACGTCCGTTTTGAGATAGTTCCCGGTATTACTTCAGCCATGGCCTGTGCGGCCTATGCGGGTATTCCACTTACCCACCGTGGTGTGGCAGACGGAGTGCACATTGTGACCGGACATCGCCAGAACGATCAGGGCCTTGAATTGGATCTTGGTGCCTTCAGTGACAGCCGCTGCACACTGGCCGTGTACATGGGGCTGGCGAATCTGACACCTATCGTCAATGCGGTGCTGGCCGCTGGCCGTTCGGCTTCTACACCGGTCGCGGTCATTGAAAAAGGCACCACGCCTGAACAACGCCGGGTTATTACTGATCTGGCACATCTGGTGGCTGATACCAAGGCGGCAGGTGTTGCTCCTCCAGCCATGGTTGTTATCGGGGATGTGGTCAATTTGGCCAACACGCTGGACTGGTTTGAACCGGCCAGTGATCAGTTACAGCAACAATCTCTGAGCCAGATGTAA
- a CDS encoding nitrite reductase — translation MKTLKYGLSTIGLAIGMATGGFSMSAVAAEPTLSEADFAKAQLQYFQRCAGCHGVLRKGATGKNLEPKETRKKGQERLEKIIAYGTEGGMNNFDDIFSEEDIANLATFIQMEPPVPPEMSLEQMRSHTKEFVAPKDYPTKPMHDRNWENFFVVIERDAGTAAIIDGDTKEVITHIDTGYAVHVIKGTEHHKIDHAEDIGRFWYTIGRDGKVNKIDLWQTPDKMLVAETKMAYDARDIAVSGDGKYVVAGGYWPAHFVIMDAVTLNPLKVITTRGYNTKGEFVNEARVAAVYTSPNKSEFTVAVKETGQMLQVDYSDLDNLTITSIASSEFLHDGFYDPTGRYFQIAANASNKMVIVDTETGKLEAQIDVDSLPHPGPGANWNDKDCGPVGGTTHLGTGLVSVWGNDPAGHADSAWKLCYEVETDGAGAFIRTHPTSQYVWADQIKHPEPEIQQSVQVFDKDTREIVKTIRVTEEPGKAALHMEFNADGTEVWVSVWNRKDAKNPTGEIVVYDAKTLEEKTRIKGLTTPTGKFNVYNRMNHKT, via the coding sequence ATGAAAACATTAAAGTATGGACTATCCACAATTGGCCTGGCTATTGGTATGGCAACAGGTGGATTTTCTATGTCTGCTGTTGCAGCTGAACCTACCTTATCTGAAGCAGACTTTGCGAAAGCACAGTTACAGTACTTCCAGCGTTGTGCTGGTTGTCATGGTGTGCTGCGCAAGGGCGCAACAGGTAAGAATCTGGAGCCAAAGGAAACACGTAAAAAAGGCCAGGAGCGCCTGGAAAAAATTATCGCCTATGGTACTGAGGGCGGTATGAATAATTTCGACGATATTTTCTCTGAAGAAGATATTGCTAATCTGGCAACATTTATTCAGATGGAGCCACCGGTTCCACCAGAAATGTCTTTAGAGCAAATGCGTTCGCATACTAAAGAGTTTGTTGCCCCTAAAGATTATCCAACTAAGCCAATGCATGATCGCAACTGGGAAAACTTCTTTGTTGTTATCGAGCGTGATGCGGGCACAGCGGCAATCATCGATGGCGACACTAAAGAAGTGATTACCCATATCGATACAGGTTATGCAGTACACGTAATCAAAGGTACTGAGCACCACAAAATTGATCACGCAGAAGATATTGGTCGTTTTTGGTACACCATTGGCCGTGACGGCAAGGTTAACAAGATCGATCTATGGCAAACCCCTGACAAGATGCTAGTTGCCGAAACTAAGATGGCTTATGACGCACGTGATATTGCTGTTTCAGGCGATGGTAAATACGTTGTTGCTGGTGGTTACTGGCCTGCGCATTTTGTAATCATGGATGCGGTTACATTAAACCCATTAAAAGTTATTACTACGCGTGGTTATAACACTAAAGGTGAGTTTGTTAACGAAGCGCGTGTAGCTGCCGTTTACACTTCTCCAAATAAATCTGAGTTTACTGTTGCTGTTAAAGAAACAGGTCAGATGTTGCAAGTTGATTACAGCGATTTAGATAACTTAACAATTACTTCAATTGCCTCTTCAGAATTCTTGCATGACGGTTTTTACGATCCTACAGGCCGTTACTTCCAAATTGCAGCTAACGCATCAAACAAGATGGTAATTGTTGATACTGAAACAGGTAAGTTAGAAGCTCAAATTGATGTTGATTCACTTCCTCACCCTGGCCCTGGTGCTAACTGGAACGATAAAGACTGCGGCCCTGTGGGCGGCACAACTCACTTAGGTACTGGTTTAGTATCTGTTTGGGGTAATGATCCGGCTGGTCACGCAGATAGTGCATGGAAACTTTGCTACGAAGTTGAGACTGATGGTGCTGGTGCATTCATCCGTACTCATCCAACGTCACAATACGTTTGGGCTGACCAAATTAAGCACCCTGAGCCAGAAATTCAGCAATCAGTACAGGTATTTGATAAAGATACCCGTGAGATTGTTAAGACTATCCGTGTAACTGAAGAGCCAGGTAAGGCGGCACTTCACATGGAGTTTAACGCTGACGGTACTGAAGTTTGGGTGTCTGTCTGGAACCGTAAAGATGCGAAGAACCCTACAGGTGAAATCGTGGTTTACGATGCGAAAACTCTCGAAGAGAAGACGCGTATTAAAGGCCTCACTACACCAACAGGTAAGTTCAACGTTTATAACCGTATGAACCATAAAACCTAG
- a CDS encoding NapC/NirT family cytochrome c translates to MDKNTSSKQGFWSRRRILGVTAAGALVFFVVGIIFWGGFNTAMEATNSTEFCIGCHEMKNNVYEEYKPTIHYTNRTGVRAGCPDCHVPRPWVHKIIRKIKASRELFYWATGKIDTPEKFDEHRLGLAKSVWGAMKNTDSRECRNCHNFESMNPEFQKPRARKQHLNSFETGQTCIDCHKGIAHHDVRDQLNDEELEALEAPNPKFIKPIPKEYLEGLARAEAKEAAVVAKQKADTEAIVKRAVDAAKAEAKAEAESKEAAVSTNSPAQSSNINVDWNKAGTTDITVFYPGTASMEWVLGRKHGGKRAFTKGDRCVECHDKETAAIGDLIVSGESKKVEEPNLIPGKRGSIPVEINTTYDDENLYLRFSWTDGDHAPAPFVEGGKMDPENPMKLAFMLATDEVEYADRAGCWGTCHADADEMPFAPEDQVLKDSELAARLDLSSGVTKYLKESRSKIELKGRKGKALGGWDKLKAEGDITAAMAANQYMDLVRYKSGSDETEDGQILAERSMHGGQGAEVEASMKAGTWSVVIKRKLKSDKPGDVNIEPGKQYNFGFAIHDDFTGGRYHHVSLGYKLALDDAEAEINAVKQ, encoded by the coding sequence ATGGATAAAAATACATCAAGCAAGCAAGGCTTCTGGTCCCGTCGTCGGATACTGGGGGTTACCGCTGCCGGTGCTTTAGTATTTTTTGTTGTTGGGATTATTTTCTGGGGCGGTTTCAATACCGCTATGGAAGCCACCAATAGCACTGAATTCTGCATTGGCTGCCATGAAATGAAAAATAACGTTTACGAAGAATATAAACCAACTATCCATTACACCAATCGTACCGGCGTTCGCGCAGGCTGCCCTGATTGTCACGTTCCCCGACCCTGGGTTCATAAAATTATCCGCAAAATTAAGGCATCCAGAGAATTGTTTTATTGGGCTACCGGCAAGATCGATACGCCTGAGAAATTTGATGAACATCGTCTGGGTCTTGCAAAAAGCGTTTGGGGAGCCATGAAAAATACTGATTCAAGAGAGTGCCGTAACTGCCACAACTTTGAGTCAATGAACCCAGAATTCCAAAAACCACGTGCACGTAAGCAACATCTTAATTCCTTTGAAACAGGTCAAACCTGTATTGATTGTCATAAAGGTATAGCGCATCACGATGTTCGTGATCAGTTGAATGACGAAGAATTAGAAGCATTAGAAGCGCCGAATCCTAAGTTTATCAAACCAATACCAAAGGAATATTTAGAAGGATTGGCACGTGCAGAAGCTAAAGAAGCAGCTGTTGTTGCTAAACAAAAAGCTGATACAGAAGCGATTGTTAAGCGCGCCGTTGATGCGGCTAAGGCTGAAGCAAAAGCGGAAGCCGAAAGTAAGGAGGCAGCGGTAAGCACAAATTCACCTGCACAGAGCAGTAATATCAATGTCGATTGGAATAAGGCTGGAACAACCGATATTACGGTTTTCTACCCTGGTACCGCTTCTATGGAATGGGTTCTTGGTCGTAAGCATGGTGGCAAGCGTGCCTTTACTAAAGGTGATCGTTGTGTCGAGTGTCATGATAAAGAGACAGCTGCAATCGGTGACCTGATTGTTAGCGGTGAAAGTAAAAAGGTTGAAGAACCTAATCTAATTCCGGGTAAGCGCGGCAGTATTCCGGTAGAAATTAATACTACTTATGATGATGAAAATCTGTACCTGCGCTTTAGCTGGACAGATGGTGATCATGCTCCTGCCCCTTTTGTTGAAGGCGGTAAAATGGATCCTGAAAACCCAATGAAACTGGCGTTTATGCTGGCTACTGATGAGGTTGAATATGCAGACCGTGCCGGTTGTTGGGGTACCTGTCATGCCGATGCTGATGAAATGCCTTTTGCACCGGAAGATCAGGTACTTAAAGATTCTGAATTGGCAGCACGTTTAGATCTGAGTTCAGGTGTGACTAAGTACCTGAAAGAATCCCGTAGCAAAATTGAGCTTAAGGGACGTAAAGGTAAAGCGTTAGGCGGCTGGGATAAGTTGAAAGCTGAAGGTGATATCACTGCTGCAATGGCTGCTAATCAGTATATGGATCTGGTGCGTTACAAGTCAGGTTCAGACGAAACTGAAGATGGTCAGATTCTTGCCGAACGGTCTATGCATGGCGGCCAGGGCGCTGAAGTGGAAGCGTCTATGAAAGCTGGTACATGGTCTGTGGTCATTAAACGTAAACTGAAGTCTGATAAACCAGGTGATGTAAATATTGAGCCAGGTAAACAGTATAACTTTGGTTTCGCAATTCACGATGATTTTACTGGTGGACGTTACCATCACGTATCGCTGGGCTATAAATTGGCACTGGATGATGCCGAAGCAGAGATTAATGCGGTTAAGCAGTAA
- the ahbB gene encoding siroheme decarboxylase subunit beta produces MSSLEQRLLNNYQRNFPLVPQPYEQLAGELGSDSQTVRDLLAELLMRGKVSRVGPVFKPRMLGSSTLAAMSVPQEMLTEVATLVNGYPEVNHNYEREHRLNLWFVAVAADQEKLEQVLSDIESRSGYEVMSLPLLKEYHIDLGFRMDAGDKQKVASNTEQNNTDCSFDPALHGSLIAAIQTGLPLTERPYLTVGEQLDLSEETVIETLSEMQSAGIIRRLGVIVRHHELGYRANAMLVWDVPDDQVDALGQQLSAEQKVTLCYQRPRIKPRWPYNLFSMIHGKSRDEVMAYVDDLVDKLALKDTPYEVLFSLQRFKQCGAKYIVQENVPQQAVMR; encoded by the coding sequence ATGAGTAGCCTGGAACAACGATTACTGAACAACTATCAGCGTAACTTCCCACTGGTACCTCAGCCCTATGAACAACTGGCTGGCGAGCTGGGATCGGACAGTCAGACTGTCCGCGATTTGCTGGCGGAGTTACTGATGCGGGGCAAGGTCAGCCGGGTTGGTCCCGTATTTAAACCCCGTATGCTTGGCAGCAGCACGCTGGCGGCCATGAGTGTGCCCCAGGAGATGCTGACCGAGGTAGCCACACTGGTGAATGGTTACCCGGAAGTGAACCATAACTATGAGCGTGAGCACCGGCTGAATCTGTGGTTTGTTGCTGTGGCGGCAGATCAGGAAAAGCTGGAACAGGTGCTTAGCGATATTGAATCCCGCAGTGGTTATGAGGTGATGAGCCTGCCTCTGCTGAAGGAATACCACATTGATCTGGGTTTCCGGATGGATGCCGGCGACAAACAAAAGGTCGCCAGTAACACTGAGCAGAACAATACGGACTGCAGTTTTGATCCGGCTCTGCACGGCTCACTGATTGCGGCAATACAGACCGGCCTGCCGCTGACAGAACGGCCTTACCTGACAGTCGGAGAACAGCTGGACTTATCAGAAGAGACGGTCATTGAAACCCTTTCTGAAATGCAGTCTGCGGGTATTATCCGCCGTCTTGGTGTCATTGTCCGCCATCATGAACTGGGATACCGGGCCAATGCCATGCTCGTGTGGGACGTGCCGGATGATCAGGTAGATGCACTGGGCCAGCAGCTAAGTGCTGAGCAAAAAGTCACCCTCTGTTATCAGCGTCCGAGAATCAAGCCACGCTGGCCTTATAACTTGTTTAGCATGATTCACGGGAAAAGCCGCGATGAAGTAATGGCTTACGTAGATGATTTGGTGGATAAGCTGGCACTGAAAGATACCCCTTATGAAGTACTGTTTTCACTGCAACGATTTAAGCAGTGTGGCGCGAAATACATTGTTCAGGAAAATGTTCCGCAACAGGCGGTAATGCGATGA
- the nirJ gene encoding heme d1 biosynthesis radical SAM protein NirJ, whose protein sequence is MFRISQYMQELINPTPVGPKRNPPGPVVIWNLVRRCNLACKHCYSISADVDFPGELSTTQVVDVMKDLRSFKVPVLILSGGEPMLRPDILDISHQAKAMGFYVALSTNGTLIDESNIQALADVGYDYLGISIDGVRETHDEFRQKQGAFDASFKGLQLCREAGIKVGMRFSITQDNSHELPYLLDVMDQEKVDKFYLSHLNYGGRGNRHRGHDAVHQITRETLDLLFERCWEDVKAGRNREFVTGNNDADGVYFLHWVQRNFPDRYDHMRAKLAQWGGNSSGVNVANIDNLGNVHPDTFWWNYNLGNVLERPFSEIWQDTSDPLMAGFKAEQRTLGGRCGVCSYKDVCGGNTRVRAFQTTGDPWWEDPACYLDDQELGINLADYETEKPVKMDLNVRRIRFAS, encoded by the coding sequence ATGTTTCGTATCTCTCAGTACATGCAGGAGCTTATAAATCCGACCCCTGTCGGGCCTAAACGTAATCCTCCGGGGCCGGTGGTTATCTGGAATTTAGTACGTCGCTGTAATCTTGCCTGTAAACATTGTTATTCCATTTCTGCCGACGTTGATTTCCCCGGTGAGCTTTCTACCACACAGGTCGTCGATGTGATGAAGGACCTGCGCAGTTTTAAAGTGCCGGTACTGATTCTTTCCGGTGGTGAGCCCATGTTGCGTCCGGATATTCTGGATATTTCCCATCAGGCCAAAGCCATGGGGTTTTATGTGGCACTGTCCACCAACGGTACCTTGATTGATGAATCTAATATTCAGGCACTGGCGGATGTTGGTTATGACTATCTGGGGATAAGTATTGATGGTGTGCGGGAAACCCACGATGAGTTTCGCCAGAAGCAGGGCGCTTTTGACGCGTCATTCAAAGGCCTGCAACTGTGCCGTGAAGCCGGCATTAAAGTCGGTATGCGGTTTTCAATTACGCAGGACAATTCCCACGAACTGCCTTATCTGCTTGATGTGATGGATCAGGAGAAGGTTGATAAGTTTTATCTGTCTCACCTGAACTATGGAGGGCGGGGCAACCGTCATAGGGGACATGATGCCGTACATCAGATTACCCGTGAAACACTGGACCTGCTGTTTGAGCGTTGCTGGGAAGATGTAAAAGCGGGCCGTAATCGTGAGTTTGTTACCGGCAATAATGATGCCGATGGTGTGTACTTTCTTCACTGGGTACAGCGGAATTTTCCTGACCGTTATGACCATATGCGCGCCAAACTGGCGCAATGGGGAGGCAACTCTTCCGGCGTGAATGTGGCGAACATTGATAACCTGGGTAATGTGCATCCGGATACATTCTGGTGGAATTACAATCTGGGTAATGTGCTGGAACGGCCATTTTCGGAGATATGGCAGGATACCAGTGATCCTCTGATGGCGGGCTTTAAAGCTGAACAACGAACATTAGGAGGGCGTTGTGGTGTGTGCAGCTATAAAGATGTTTGTGGCGGAAACACCCGGGTAAGAGCATTTCAGACGACCGGTGATCCCTGGTGGGAAGACCCTGCCTGTTATCTGGATGATCAGGAACTAGGCATCAACCTTGCCGATTATGAAACAGAAAAACCCGTCAAAATGGATCTGAATGTACGGAGGATTCGTTTTGCCAGTTAA
- the ahbB gene encoding siroheme decarboxylase subunit beta — MKSDEQLQVLDREIILLTQAGLPLVAEPYQQVAEQLGIETDLLMQRMRIMQEDGRIRRIGAVPNHYRLGYTGNGMSVWDVPDEQVHTLGEMIGGLDYVSHCYHRPRFMPDWPYNLFAMVHGHSRDEVREKAQKIAELLGEHCRARDVLFSSRILKKTGIRIGG; from the coding sequence TTGAAATCTGATGAGCAGTTACAGGTACTGGACCGCGAAATTATTTTACTGACCCAGGCGGGACTTCCTCTGGTAGCAGAACCTTATCAACAGGTTGCTGAACAACTGGGTATAGAGACTGATTTGCTGATGCAGCGGATGAGAATCATGCAGGAAGACGGCCGGATCAGACGTATCGGAGCGGTACCGAATCATTATCGGCTGGGATATACCGGTAACGGTATGTCGGTATGGGATGTGCCTGATGAGCAGGTACATACGTTAGGGGAAATGATAGGTGGGCTGGACTACGTCAGTCACTGTTATCACCGCCCACGTTTTATGCCCGACTGGCCATATAACCTGTTTGCCATGGTACATGGTCACAGCCGCGATGAAGTGCGTGAAAAAGCACAAAAGATAGCTGAATTACTGGGAGAACACTGCCGTGCCAGAGACGTTCTTTTCAGTAGCCGAATATTGAAGAAAACCGGAATCCGCATTGGAGGCTGA
- a CDS encoding Lrp/AsnC family transcriptional regulator, with protein MNELSTTASADALDALDKRIINTLQRSFPVCEHPFAVVAEELGTTENELISRLTRLREDKILTRFGPLYNADRFGGAVSLCAIAVPKDRFDVVAEQVNAFPQVAHNYERDHELNMWFVAATESWQELEETLAAIEAETGLTVRNMPKLHEFYVGLYFEI; from the coding sequence ATGAACGAATTGAGTACAACGGCTTCTGCCGATGCACTGGACGCGCTGGATAAACGCATCATCAATACCTTGCAGCGCAGTTTTCCGGTTTGTGAGCACCCCTTTGCGGTTGTAGCTGAAGAACTTGGCACGACCGAAAACGAGCTGATCAGCCGTTTGACCCGGTTACGTGAAGACAAAATCCTGACCCGCTTCGGCCCGCTGTATAACGCCGATCGCTTTGGCGGAGCGGTGAGCTTATGTGCCATTGCCGTTCCGAAGGACAGGTTTGATGTGGTTGCCGAACAGGTAAATGCCTTTCCACAGGTAGCACACAATTACGAGCGGGATCATGAACTGAATATGTGGTTTGTAGCGGCAACTGAGAGCTGGCAGGAACTGGAAGAGACACTGGCCGCTATCGAAGCTGAAACCGGCCTGACAGTCAGGAATATGCCTAAATTACACGAATTTTATGTGGGGCTGTATTTTGAAATCTGA